One Mycolicibacterium sp. TUM20985 genomic window, TCGCGTGACCGACTCGCCAGTGATGTTGATCAAAACGTCACCGAGGATGACGGTTACGCCACGCAAGCTTTCGGCGGCTGCATCGGAGATCCGTGCTAGGCCGTCGAAGGCGAATTGGCCGTCGTAGACATTTTGTGACCGGATGAACGCGATTCCGGATTGCTGATACACACCCTTGCCACCGCGCGGTGTGGCGCCGCTTCCGATCTTGGTCGTGACGTCACCGAGCCGCACCATGTCGAGTTTGGCGTCCGTGAGCACGCTGAATGCTGTCATCGCCAGCTGAAGGACGTTAGCGATGGCCCGTCGGTCTGTTTCGATCAGGTCATCGAGGGCGCCGAGGACCGCAGCAATTCTGCGCTGCTCATCCAGGGGAGGCAACGGGAACAGTTGCGCGCCGAAGGTCTCACGGGTGAGTGACGGATTTGAACTTCCATCTTTGAGGTGATTCAGCCCGACGTAACCGATGAGGTAGTACGCGAACTTAAGATCCGCGCTATGTGCGACGTCTAACGAATAGGCAGTGTCGATCACCCAGAAATCGCCATCGACCCATTTGACGCCGAGGTTGCCCATTCCCTTCCGTCCGAGGACAACTCCAGGACCGTGGAAGAGCGGCGAATCGTGCCACCCGGTGCG contains:
- a CDS encoding restriction endonuclease subunit S, coding for MADRDDARADSSQSTPTGGVLARGVGRADMLPWPLVRASSVFELRYGKALVESSRKPGLVPVYGSNGRTGWHDSPLFHGPGVVLGRKGMGNLGVKWVDGDFWVIDTAYSLDVAHSADLKFAYYLIGYVGLNHLKDGSSNPSLTRETFGAQLFPLPPLDEQRRIAAVLGALDDLIETDRRAIANVLQLAMTAFSVLTDAKLDMVRLGDVTTKIGSGATPRGGKGVYQQSGIAFIRSQNVYDGQFAFDGLARISDAAAESLRGVTVILGDVLINITGESVTRTTRVPNRALPARVSQHVAIVRPNLNALDPGFLLLALLAAPAKGRLNGLSSAGATRRALTKSHLEDTLIPLPPLADQHRVSRILDAINGLEEEVADLTRTRDELLPLLMCGKVRVPEDLAVA